From Denitrovibrio acetiphilus DSM 12809, the proteins below share one genomic window:
- a CDS encoding ABC transporter ATP-binding protein, with protein sequence MIKLNNVTKTYISGRNRETTPIKNFSVEINRGETVILSGPSGSGKSTILSMIAALLKPSSGFVEVDGQIVSKLPEHFSALYRRDKVGMIFQQFNLISGISTEDNIALPLTPSEIPARIIKELVMEMMMKLDITDRAHLSTDKLSGGEMQRVAIARALINNPSVVLADEPTANLDSRLTEELIGIFKVLKNEGRTMLIATHDSKLINCGIADRVITMTKES encoded by the coding sequence ATGATAAAGCTAAACAATGTAACTAAAACTTACATCAGTGGCAGAAACAGAGAAACGACTCCGATAAAGAACTTTTCTGTTGAGATAAACAGAGGGGAGACTGTTATACTTAGCGGTCCAAGCGGAAGCGGAAAAAGTACAATCCTCAGCATGATAGCGGCACTTTTAAAGCCATCCAGCGGTTTTGTGGAAGTGGACGGACAGATTGTTTCAAAACTCCCTGAACACTTCTCGGCACTGTACAGGAGAGATAAGGTCGGAATGATATTTCAGCAGTTCAACCTTATAAGCGGCATTTCAACAGAAGACAACATAGCACTCCCCCTTACACCATCAGAAATACCTGCAAGAATCATCAAAGAACTTGTAATGGAAATGATGATGAAACTTGACATAACCGACAGAGCGCACCTCAGCACAGACAAACTTTCCGGAGGAGAGATGCAGAGAGTGGCAATAGCCAGAGCGCTTATAAACAACCCATCAGTTGTTCTCGCAGATGAACCCACAGCAAACCTTGACAGCAGGCTCACTGAAGAGCTAATAGGCATTTTCAAAGTTCTGAAAAATGAAGGGCGGACAATGCTCATAGCCACCCACGACAGCAAACTTATTAATTGCGGGATAGCTGACAGGGTAATAACTATGACCAAAGAGAGCTGA
- a CDS encoding substrate-binding domain-containing protein, with protein sequence MHKLLILCVLQCILFACDPYENPLTRNKPLNEILVYTGITMSDAVLELKSEFEKENDCLVHVMYGASGYLKRVIDVNKKGDIFIPGNSSFLDTLIGDAVVTRRETLGYNRLSFFVPKGNPMGLNGSLSQLAEGDLRLIIGAPESGSVGKETMYLLQKYGIFHDVALQVHSFAADSKKLASAIRDNDADIAINWRAVGYTLKNRDFMDAIDIDSPYIRKVPVVMGLLKYSVDTGCPVKFMNMAVSEKGRQIFHKYGFRD encoded by the coding sequence ATGCATAAATTACTTATACTATGTGTTTTACAGTGCATACTTTTTGCCTGTGATCCATATGAAAATCCTCTGACCAGAAATAAACCTCTCAATGAGATACTTGTCTATACCGGCATAACTATGTCCGATGCAGTCCTTGAGCTTAAAAGTGAATTTGAAAAAGAAAATGACTGTCTTGTTCATGTGATGTACGGCGCGAGCGGATACCTTAAACGTGTGATAGATGTGAACAAAAAGGGAGATATTTTCATACCAGGGAATAGTTCTTTTTTGGATACCCTGATAGGGGACGCTGTTGTAACCAGAAGAGAGACCCTTGGCTATAACAGACTAAGTTTTTTTGTCCCAAAAGGGAACCCTATGGGGTTAAATGGCAGTTTAAGCCAACTTGCGGAGGGGGATTTGCGCCTGATTATAGGTGCTCCTGAATCCGGTTCTGTTGGTAAGGAGACTATGTACCTTTTGCAAAAATATGGTATATTCCACGATGTTGCTTTGCAGGTACACTCTTTTGCTGCTGATTCAAAAAAGCTTGCATCCGCCATACGTGATAATGATGCAGATATTGCCATAAACTGGCGTGCGGTCGGCTACACTTTGAAAAACAGAGATTTTATGGATGCAATAGACATTGATTCTCCATATATACGCAAGGTGCCTGTTGTTATGGGATTATTGAAATACAGTGTGGATACCGGTTGTCCTGTTAAGTTTATGAACATGGCTGTTTCAGAAAAGGGCAGACAGATATTCCATAAATACGGATTTAGGGATTAA
- a CDS encoding nitrous oxide reductase accessory protein NosL codes for MRVVILLLCLGFTFTGFGGEMEFSKKASGEPELIQTGKQKAWCPVCGMNLKMFYKTSHALKLKDGQNKQYCSIRCMLEDYEGLHSIVSQILVVDAKTEKLIDVRNATYVVGSSAPGTMTMTSKIAFAEKKDAEEFQKKMGGELMTFDQASKAALESMGKDVSMTNKKRQKMMYPKGEKIFSSACDKSIDPFKYNLINKLKADIKTNSKCGSLDEKELQAVALYLWDIVRKEKHSDQFITVLEGEKCPVCGMFVHKYPKWAAKMHYQKNSTKEHAVFDGAKDMFKFYFNPAKWGDYKNIEITDIHVTDYYTNKAIDGKSAFYVTGSNVYGPMGNELVPFATKADAESFMSDHNGQQILTFGNITEDMVYKLDE; via the coding sequence ATGAGAGTTGTTATCCTTTTGTTATGCCTGGGATTCACCTTTACAGGCTTCGGAGGTGAAATGGAATTCAGTAAAAAAGCTTCTGGTGAGCCAGAACTTATTCAGACAGGGAAACAGAAAGCGTGGTGTCCTGTCTGCGGGATGAATCTTAAAATGTTTTACAAAACAAGCCACGCATTAAAGCTCAAAGACGGTCAGAATAAGCAGTATTGCTCTATAAGATGCATGCTCGAGGATTATGAAGGACTGCACAGTATAGTCAGCCAGATACTCGTTGTTGACGCCAAAACTGAAAAGCTTATCGATGTCAGAAATGCAACCTATGTTGTCGGCAGCAGCGCCCCGGGCACAATGACAATGACAAGCAAAATCGCTTTCGCCGAAAAAAAGGACGCAGAAGAATTTCAGAAAAAAATGGGCGGGGAACTAATGACTTTTGATCAGGCGTCAAAAGCTGCACTTGAGTCAATGGGAAAAGATGTGTCGATGACAAATAAAAAACGTCAGAAGATGATGTATCCCAAAGGGGAAAAAATATTTTCTTCAGCCTGCGACAAGTCGATTGACCCTTTTAAATACAACCTCATAAACAAACTGAAAGCAGATATAAAAACTAATTCCAAATGCGGCTCACTAGACGAAAAGGAACTTCAGGCGGTTGCGCTTTACCTTTGGGACATAGTAAGAAAAGAGAAACATTCCGATCAGTTTATAACTGTTCTGGAGGGCGAGAAATGTCCTGTATGCGGAATGTTTGTGCACAAATACCCTAAATGGGCAGCCAAAATGCATTATCAAAAAAATTCCACAAAAGAACATGCCGTATTCGACGGTGCAAAAGATATGTTTAAGTTCTACTTCAACCCTGCCAAATGGGGAGATTACAAAAACATAGAAATAACTGATATACATGTTACAGACTATTACACCAACAAAGCTATTGACGGCAAATCTGCATTTTATGTTACAGGCTCCAACGTCTATGGACCGATGGGAAATGAGCTCGTACCGTTTGCCACTAAAGCAGATGCAGAATCTTTCATGTCCGACCATAACGGTCAACAAATACTTACTTTTGGTAATATTACAGAGGATATGGTATATAAACTGGATGAGTAG
- a CDS encoding ABC transporter permease codes for MINFKLLEHALMSLMRHKGKHLFIFLIFTMLISVCLVLFTVTAGLKKEAQYSLDNLPDIIVQKITGGRQQYINSAMLDKIVLIPGVLNASDRVWGFYPFDYLNTNLTVVGVDIFDPNMSRTIQEVTDGLDTMSLRSGKSMFIGAQLNEILRAIYNKDEFSFQKPDGEYITLQTAGIFKTESQMISTGTIITDRKTASEILGIPAGMSADIAINAANPQEIATIQEKIENISPSLRVITKEVISASYQNMFDYKGGIFLLFFISSIFTFFVIIFDRLSGISGDEARETAILKAVGWTTGDVLKVRLYESFVISVTAYISAITLSGIYVFILQAPGLKNIFLGYSYLKPHFTIPFTFDPSVYISVFFITVPVYTAAVIIPSWRAASIDSGEVIR; via the coding sequence ATGATTAACTTTAAACTGCTGGAACATGCCTTAATGTCGCTCATGAGGCACAAAGGCAAACATCTGTTTATCTTTCTGATTTTTACAATGCTGATATCAGTATGCCTTGTGCTTTTTACGGTCACAGCAGGACTGAAAAAAGAGGCTCAATACTCTCTGGATAACCTGCCTGATATCATAGTACAAAAGATTACAGGAGGCAGACAGCAATATATAAACTCTGCTATGCTGGATAAGATTGTATTGATACCAGGCGTCCTGAACGCATCTGACCGGGTATGGGGATTTTATCCCTTTGACTATCTAAACACAAACCTCACCGTTGTGGGGGTAGACATCTTTGATCCGAACATGAGCAGAACTATTCAGGAAGTCACAGACGGTCTGGATACGATGTCTCTCCGGAGCGGAAAGAGCATGTTCATCGGTGCGCAGTTAAATGAAATTCTCAGGGCAATTTACAACAAGGACGAATTCAGTTTTCAGAAACCTGATGGTGAATACATTACTCTGCAAACTGCCGGAATTTTTAAAACCGAATCACAGATGATCTCCACAGGAACTATAATCACCGACAGAAAAACTGCATCAGAAATACTGGGGATCCCTGCTGGTATGTCCGCAGACATAGCTATTAACGCTGCAAACCCGCAGGAGATTGCAACCATTCAGGAGAAGATAGAAAACATCTCCCCTTCGCTCAGGGTTATAACAAAAGAAGTCATAAGCGCATCCTATCAGAATATGTTCGACTACAAGGGGGGTATTTTTCTGCTGTTCTTCATATCGTCCATATTTACTTTTTTTGTGATAATCTTTGACAGACTTAGCGGGATATCAGGAGATGAAGCAAGAGAAACCGCTATACTGAAAGCAGTGGGCTGGACAACCGGAGATGTTCTGAAGGTCAGACTTTACGAATCATTCGTAATATCTGTCACCGCATACATTTCAGCAATAACCCTGTCAGGAATTTATGTTTTTATACTTCAGGCGCCGGGGCTTAAAAATATCTTTTTGGGTTACTCTTACCTTAAACCTCATTTTACAATACCTTTTACTTTTGATCCGTCAGTGTATATATCAGTCTTCTTTATAACTGTTCCTGTATATACCGCCGCTGTCATTATACCTTCATGGCGTGCTGCCTCGATCGACTCCGGTGAGGTTATACGATGA